In a genomic window of Shouchella clausii:
- a CDS encoding aldo/keto reductase, translating to MKMVTLNNGVNMPQLGFGVWQVPDEEATPAVAKALEVGYTSIDTAMIYKNEAGVGKAIKESGIDREKLFITTKVWNADQGYEQTLKAFDASLERLGLDYIDLYLIHWPTPHYDQYIETYKALEKLYNDGRVRAIGVCNFDIEHLERLLDECDVTPVLNQVECHPYFAQNELKDFCAKHNIYVEAWSPLDQGGEVLTDEVVEKIAKAHGKTTAQVVLRWHLQNNTIAIPKSVTPSRIEENFDLFDFELSNEEMDAINRLDRNQRRGAKPSEMNTR from the coding sequence ATGAAAATGGTGACATTAAACAACGGTGTAAACATGCCGCAGCTTGGTTTTGGCGTTTGGCAAGTGCCAGATGAAGAAGCAACGCCCGCTGTTGCTAAAGCGCTCGAAGTGGGGTATACGTCGATTGACACAGCGATGATTTACAAAAACGAAGCCGGCGTTGGAAAAGCCATTAAAGAATCGGGTATTGATCGAGAAAAGCTATTTATAACAACGAAAGTATGGAATGCAGACCAAGGGTACGAGCAAACACTAAAAGCGTTTGATGCGAGTCTGGAGCGCCTTGGCCTTGACTACATCGACCTCTATTTGATTCATTGGCCGACGCCTCATTATGACCAGTACATTGAGACATATAAAGCGCTTGAAAAATTGTACAACGATGGCCGCGTCCGGGCAATCGGCGTTTGTAACTTTGACATTGAGCACTTGGAGCGACTCCTTGACGAGTGCGATGTAACGCCTGTATTAAACCAAGTGGAATGCCATCCATACTTTGCTCAAAATGAACTGAAAGACTTTTGTGCCAAACACAATATTTATGTGGAAGCGTGGAGTCCTCTTGACCAAGGGGGCGAGGTACTAACCGACGAAGTCGTTGAAAAAATTGCGAAAGCACATGGCAAAACAACGGCACAAGTCGTCCTCCGCTGGCACTTGCAAAATAATACAATTGCGATTCCTAAATCCGTAACGCCATCACGGATTGAAGAAAACTTTGATCTGTTCGATTTTGAACTGTCCAACGAGGAAATGGATGCGATTAATCGTCTTGACCGCAACCAACGCCGGGGCGCTAAACCGAGCGAAATGAATACTCGTTAA
- the recQ gene encoding DNA helicase RecQ → MGQALLDQAEHVLRSLYGYTAFRPGQQKIIESILNKEDALVVMPTGGGKSLCYQIPAAVLEGVTLVISPLIALMKDQVDAVNEIGIPATYINSSLTKAEERKRLKDVADGNISLLYVAPERLYDHSFQAALAKQPLALIAIDEAHCMSQWGHDFRPSYLTMANWIESLPEKVQVVALTATATPDVARDICRRLHIDENNQHLTGFKRTNLTLRVLKGQKKTAFLQQYVEANQGVPGIIYASTRKEAEAIYRAIDGKTNAVFYHGGLPEKERTESQEAFVYDRADVMVATNAFGMGVNKANVRYVLHANMPGTLEAYYQEAGRAGRDGEPSECMLLYQAQDVQTQRFFIEQSDASEEKRKHDFEKLQWMSRYAHTNQCLEQFILSYFGEDAGEPCGKCSNCKREGEQQDVTRDAQKVLSCVVRVKERFGKTVIAQVLTGSKNKKIEQLGLDKLSTYGLMKDRSAKEVQAFIDFLLAEQYIGLTPASYPTIQLLPKGAAVLKGEGQVYQYKETVERTVSDEDPIFAALRAKRKSLADEQGIPPYLIFSDKTLREMAAVVPQSLETLATISGVGEHKLSKYGEAFLKTLTQFEKRENTGLPMDKAQSTGHKRVSREEVIKHFEAGQAPAQIAATLGFSEQTIVKHLIAAEKNNETTGVAKLVEKEKAALIRQAIKEVGSSYLKPIKEHAGEGVSYTEIRIVIELG, encoded by the coding sequence ATGGGACAGGCGTTATTGGATCAAGCGGAGCACGTGTTGCGATCATTGTATGGCTATACGGCTTTTCGGCCTGGCCAACAAAAAATCATTGAGTCGATTTTAAATAAGGAAGATGCTCTTGTCGTCATGCCAACTGGCGGCGGCAAGTCTCTGTGCTATCAAATTCCGGCTGCCGTGCTTGAAGGCGTCACGCTCGTGATTTCCCCTTTAATTGCGCTAATGAAAGACCAAGTAGACGCTGTCAATGAAATCGGCATACCAGCTACTTACATTAATAGTTCATTGACGAAAGCAGAAGAACGAAAGCGTTTGAAAGATGTCGCTGACGGAAACATTTCGTTGTTGTATGTTGCGCCTGAACGCCTCTATGACCACTCGTTCCAAGCGGCGTTGGCAAAGCAACCTCTTGCCTTAATTGCCATTGATGAAGCCCATTGCATGTCACAGTGGGGACATGACTTTCGGCCAAGCTATTTGACGATGGCCAACTGGATTGAATCACTACCAGAAAAAGTGCAAGTTGTAGCGCTTACGGCGACAGCGACACCGGATGTGGCTCGCGACATATGCAGGCGCCTTCACATTGATGAAAACAACCAACATCTTACTGGATTTAAACGAACCAATTTGACATTGCGTGTGTTGAAAGGACAGAAAAAAACCGCCTTTTTACAGCAATACGTTGAAGCAAACCAAGGTGTTCCAGGTATTATTTATGCATCAACGCGGAAAGAAGCAGAAGCGATTTACAGAGCAATCGATGGAAAAACAAACGCTGTTTTCTACCATGGCGGCCTTCCAGAGAAGGAACGGACCGAAAGCCAGGAAGCGTTTGTCTATGACCGGGCTGATGTCATGGTTGCCACAAATGCATTTGGCATGGGCGTCAATAAAGCCAATGTTCGCTACGTGCTTCACGCCAATATGCCAGGGACGCTCGAAGCTTATTATCAAGAAGCGGGGCGTGCCGGTCGAGATGGCGAGCCAAGCGAGTGCATGTTGCTGTACCAAGCACAAGACGTTCAAACGCAACGTTTTTTTATTGAGCAGTCCGACGCATCTGAAGAGAAACGGAAACATGACTTTGAAAAACTGCAATGGATGAGCCGTTATGCCCATACTAACCAATGTTTAGAGCAATTTATTTTAAGCTATTTTGGCGAGGATGCAGGTGAACCGTGTGGGAAATGCAGCAATTGCAAACGGGAAGGGGAACAGCAAGATGTCACACGCGATGCGCAAAAAGTGCTTTCCTGCGTTGTTCGCGTCAAAGAGCGGTTTGGAAAAACAGTGATTGCCCAAGTGTTGACAGGATCCAAAAACAAGAAAATTGAACAGCTCGGTTTAGATAAATTGTCGACATACGGACTGATGAAAGACAGATCGGCAAAAGAAGTCCAAGCGTTTATCGACTTTTTACTAGCAGAACAATACATTGGGTTAACGCCTGCTTCGTATCCGACCATTCAATTGCTGCCAAAAGGCGCGGCTGTTTTAAAAGGCGAAGGCCAAGTTTATCAGTACAAAGAAACGGTTGAACGAACAGTAAGTGACGAAGATCCCATCTTTGCCGCACTCCGCGCTAAGCGGAAATCATTGGCTGATGAGCAAGGAATTCCTCCTTATTTGATCTTCTCCGATAAAACATTAAGAGAAATGGCCGCTGTCGTCCCTCAGTCATTGGAAACATTGGCTACGATTTCTGGCGTGGGCGAACACAAGCTCAGCAAATACGGAGAAGCTTTTTTAAAAACCCTTACTCAATTTGAAAAGCGGGAAAATACAGGTTTGCCTATGGATAAGGCACAGTCTACCGGGCACAAACGTGTAAGTCGTGAGGAAGTCATCAAGCACTTTGAAGCTGGGCAAGCACCAGCTCAAATTGCGGCAACGCTCGGTTTTAGCGAACAAACGATTGTGAAACATTTAATCGCGGCTGAGAAAAACAATGAGACGACAGGTGTCGCCAAGCTCGTCGAGAAAGAGAAAGCGGCCTTGATCCGCCAAGCAATCAAAGAAGTCGGTTCTTCTTATTTAAAGCCGATTAAGGAACATGCCGGTGAAGGGGTATCTTATACAGAGATACGTATTGTCATTGAATTAGGGTGA
- the ytxJ gene encoding bacillithiol system redox-active protein YtxJ, whose translation MIKELTTEAEWQTFLQGSTDTVSLLFKHSTQCPVSAEAFEEYKQFANENNSYRYGFVKVIESRPVSNKIAEDLDTVHKSPQVFVLKNKSVRWTESHWNIKKQTIAEHVENER comes from the coding sequence ATGATTAAAGAGTTAACAACAGAAGCAGAATGGCAAACGTTTTTACAGGGGAGTACGGACACAGTATCGCTACTATTTAAACATAGTACGCAATGCCCTGTATCGGCAGAAGCATTTGAAGAGTACAAGCAATTTGCGAATGAAAACAATTCCTACCGTTACGGGTTCGTAAAAGTGATCGAATCCCGGCCAGTTTCAAACAAAATTGCCGAAGACTTAGATACCGTTCATAAATCTCCACAAGTGTTTGTTTTAAAAAACAAATCCGTGCGATGGACAGAATCGCATTGGAATATTAAAAAGCAAACAATTGCCGAACATGTCGAAAACGAGCGCTAG
- a CDS encoding GNAT family N-acetyltransferase, whose translation MAIAPISIKYSKHLWKWVFSQDNPEWKQWDAPYFEHHSLPYDEFREKAENWVNRQDVQGIFVEDELIGTVSYYWECEKTRWLELGIVIFNPAYWNGGYGTEALQRWSAIVFHMHPQIERVGFTTWSGNKRMIAVGEKLGFSREARIRKVRYHQGVYYDSIRYGLTREEWNTRQNQR comes from the coding sequence ATGGCAATCGCGCCAATAAGCATAAAGTATTCAAAACATTTATGGAAATGGGTCTTTTCTCAAGACAACCCAGAATGGAAACAATGGGATGCTCCTTATTTTGAGCATCATTCGCTCCCTTATGATGAGTTTCGTGAAAAAGCAGAAAACTGGGTCAATCGCCAAGACGTACAAGGAATTTTTGTAGAAGACGAATTAATCGGGACGGTGTCGTATTATTGGGAATGCGAAAAAACCCGCTGGCTCGAGCTAGGCATTGTCATCTTTAATCCTGCCTATTGGAATGGCGGTTATGGCACTGAGGCGCTGCAGCGGTGGTCAGCTATCGTGTTTCACATGCATCCGCAAATTGAACGTGTAGGTTTTACAACGTGGTCAGGCAATAAGCGAATGATCGCAGTTGGCGAAAAATTAGGTTTTAGCCGTGAAGCGCGCATTCGCAAAGTTCGCTATCACCAAGGAGTCTATTATGACTCAATTCGTTACGGGCTAACACGCGAAGAATGGAATACGCGCCAAAACCAACGGTAA
- a CDS encoding 5'-3' exonuclease: protein MANEQALLLVDGFNLLSRGYFATSYNRPIEKLERNEEGLYVNGLRVFIQKLFKLITDYSISHCIVTWDVPREEALRRKTFPDYKLTRNELPEPLIQQYQQCVKTLAHIGVEQLKVPPYEADDIIGAISAKWEAETSGPCYIYSNDKDLFQLLTSRTIQIVAKKQTEVLLDEASFKDSYGLSPTQWVDVKALVGDTSDNIPGCPGIGEKTALPLIAAYGSIESLYQQIDTIQPPLKRAQKKLLAGKASTQLSKKLSAIICDIPELRHYSINDAVLSLNRGEVDKELSRLAIRVKLADELAFIS, encoded by the coding sequence TTGGCCAATGAACAGGCTCTGCTATTAGTCGACGGCTTTAACTTATTGAGCCGCGGGTATTTTGCGACGAGCTATAACCGCCCGATTGAAAAGTTAGAACGAAACGAAGAAGGCTTATATGTGAATGGCCTTCGCGTGTTTATCCAAAAACTATTTAAGCTGATTACCGATTATTCGATTTCCCATTGTATCGTCACTTGGGACGTGCCCCGGGAGGAAGCATTGCGAAGAAAGACGTTTCCCGACTACAAATTGACGCGAAATGAGCTTCCGGAACCATTAATCCAACAGTATCAACAATGTGTGAAAACACTTGCCCACATCGGAGTTGAGCAATTAAAAGTGCCGCCGTATGAGGCAGATGACATTATCGGCGCTATTTCGGCCAAATGGGAAGCTGAAACGAGCGGTCCTTGCTATATTTACAGCAACGATAAAGATTTGTTTCAATTGCTGACTTCCCGCACCATTCAAATTGTTGCTAAGAAGCAAACAGAAGTGTTATTGGATGAAGCGTCGTTTAAAGACAGTTACGGCCTCTCCCCTACCCAATGGGTTGATGTAAAGGCGCTCGTCGGCGATACTAGTGATAATATTCCAGGCTGTCCTGGGATAGGCGAAAAAACCGCCCTTCCTCTAATTGCTGCGTACGGGTCGATTGAATCGCTATATCAACAAATCGACACAATCCAGCCGCCATTAAAACGGGCACAGAAAAAACTACTAGCTGGAAAAGCGTCTACTCAGCTTTCAAAAAAGCTTTCTGCCATTATCTGCGACATTCCCGAACTCCGCCACTATTCTATCAATGACGCTGTTCTTTCTTTGAATCGGGGCGAAGTTGACAAGGAACTTTCACGTCTTGCTATTCGCGTTAAATTGGCGGACGAGTTGGCTTTTATTTCTTAA
- the bshB2 gene encoding bacillithiol biosynthesis deacetylase BshB2, with protein sequence MKKQSHVLVIFPHPDDEAFGVSGTISAYIDAGTPVTYACLTLGQMGRNLGNPPFATRESLADIRRKELQQAAAVMGITDLRMMGYRDKTLEFEQPGRLKQMVLDLVAELKPSLVISFYPGYAVHPDHDATGLAVASALAELPKSERPTFYAVAFSNNHEKEIGPADIVHDVSAYAIRKLDTLRAHASQLAWTLPSLEKAYYDGVEEAKERLCNERFWTYPFA encoded by the coding sequence GATGAAGCATTCGGTGTTTCAGGAACGATATCTGCTTATATTGATGCAGGAACGCCAGTGACATACGCCTGCCTAACGCTTGGGCAAATGGGACGCAACTTAGGGAACCCTCCTTTTGCGACGCGTGAATCATTGGCAGACATTCGCCGGAAAGAATTGCAACAGGCTGCCGCAGTGATGGGCATCACCGATTTGCGGATGATGGGTTATCGCGACAAGACGCTTGAATTTGAACAACCAGGACGCTTGAAGCAAATGGTGCTTGACCTTGTTGCTGAACTTAAGCCTTCCCTCGTTATCTCGTTTTACCCAGGGTATGCGGTTCACCCTGACCATGACGCTACTGGCCTCGCCGTCGCGTCCGCACTAGCAGAGTTACCAAAGAGCGAGCGCCCTACTTTTTACGCAGTGGCGTTCTCGAATAACCACGAAAAAGAGATTGGCCCAGCGGATATCGTCCATGACGTTTCAGCGTACGCCATTCGCAAGCTTGATACGTTACGCGCCCACGCTTCCCAGTTAGCATGGACGTTGCCAAGCCTGGAAAAAGCCTATTATGATGGCGTCGAAGAAGCGAAGGAACGTCTTTGCAACGAACGTTTCTGGACGTATCCGTTCGCGTAA